In the genome of Roseovarius sp. Pro17, the window CAACCGCGCGCAGCGCACGCTGGAGGATCTAGTGCGCGACTCGCGCGAGGACGGTTTCAAGCAGGCGCTTCAGAACCGTGCGATGTGGGGCAAGATGCGCATGATGCCGACCGATATCGAGGACGTGCAAGGCTTTGCGCCCCTGATCAACGGCATGGGAACCGATCAGAACTGGACGGGTCTCTTCAACCCCGGCGAAAAGGTGCGACTGCGGCTGATCAACTCGTCGGCGATGACTTATTTCGACGTTCGGATTCCGGGACTGAAGATGACCGTCGTTCAGGCCGACGGCAACGATGTGGATCCAGTCACGGTGGACGAACTGCGCATCTCGGTGGCCGAAACCTATGACGTGATCGTGCAGCCGCGCGAAGCCAAGGCGTATGGCATCATTGCCGAATCCATGGGCCGTACGGCCATGGTCCGCGGATCGCTGTCGCCCAAGCAGGGCTATGCCGGCCTTGTTCCGCGGATGCGCCCGCAACCCCTGCTGACCATGGCCGACATGGGCGGCATGATGGACGGTATGGACATGAGCGGCATGGACATGGGTGCTATGGACCATAGTGCCATGACGATGTCCTCGCAAAGCAGCGCTATGCCCGAGGGCATGGACCACAGCCAGATGGATATGTCCGGCGGCATGGACGGAATGGATCACAGCCAGATGGATATGTCCGGCGCCACGACGGAAGTGGACCAGAGTCAGATGGATATGTCCGGAGACATGGAAGGGATGGACCACAGCCAGATGGATATGTCCGGCGCCACGACGGAAGTGGACCAGAGTCAGATGAACATGTCCGGCGGCATGACTGGCATGAACCACCGCGCCCGCGACAGCAAGATCGGCGAATTCTACGCACCGGGCAGCGGCCTGATCCCAAGCGCGGCGAATGGCGGCAAGTTTCTGTCCTACAATGACCTGAAGGCACTCCGGCCACTTTACCGTGATCGCCCGGCGACCCGGACGATTGA includes:
- a CDS encoding copper resistance system multicopper oxidase, yielding MTPIPIIKTAILAAALAVSGGMTLAGTYNVSVDKIRIDTGDFKKTGIGYNKSQSPTVLRFKEGEQVTINVRNNLRESTSIHWHGLILPFRQDGVPGISFNGIAPGQTFTYQFPIQQAGTYWFHSHTGFQEPDGAFGAIVIEPKGGETTRTDRDYVVQLTDKHPHDGSRIFRNLKMSADYYNRAQRTLEDLVRDSREDGFKQALQNRAMWGKMRMMPTDIEDVQGFAPLINGMGTDQNWTGLFNPGEKVRLRLINSSAMTYFDVRIPGLKMTVVQADGNDVDPVTVDELRISVAETYDVIVQPREAKAYGIIAESMGRTAMVRGSLSPKQGYAGLVPRMRPQPLLTMADMGGMMDGMDMSGMDMGAMDHSAMTMSSQSSAMPEGMDHSQMDMSGGMDGMDHSQMDMSGATTEVDQSQMDMSGDMEGMDHSQMDMSGATTEVDQSQMNMSGGMTGMNHRARDSKIGEFYAPGSGLIPSAANGGKFLSYNDLKALRPLYRDRPATRTIEVRLTGNMERYIWSINGVKMDDAEPIRLKYGERVRFKFVNETMMSHPMHLHGMWSILDTGKGKWDPIKHTVSIAPGTTVYTETEVDATGQWAFHCHLSYHAEAGMFRKVIVEGGPA